A section of the Citrus sinensis cultivar Valencia sweet orange chromosome 8, DVS_A1.0, whole genome shotgun sequence genome encodes:
- the LOC112499315 gene encoding uncharacterized protein LOC112499315, protein MASSCMSTCINDVRIPVRATYVNLYKWPESDAEFVRSMTANGCRSRSSGAHARAISSPRVVDSISCRQNYLRSYTFSRKEETVHEKITSKCFGGVRERVKSSTRRPSKSKSRSRNNNNNNKKWLVLRRAKDASCHALLFMFRGVLSCTSKVDDDHGEIDHKFKRISTFN, encoded by the coding sequence ATGGCATCCTCTTGTATGTCAACTTGCATCAACGACGTCCGGATCCCCGTGCGGGCAACCTACGTGAACCTCTACAAGTGGCCGGAATCCGATGCGGAGTTTGTCCGGTCGATGACCGCCAACGGTTGCCGCAGCCGCAGTAGTGGCGCCCATGCACGTGCAATTTCAAGCCCCAGGGTTGTCGACAGCATCTCATGCAGGCAAAATTATCTAAGGAGCTACACGTTTTCAAGGAAGGAAGAGACCGTGCATGAGAAAATCACAAGCAAGTGCTTCGGTGGAGTTAGAGAGAGGGTGAAGAGTAGTACTAGAAGaccatcaaaatcaaagaGCAGatcaagaaataataataataataacaagaagTGGTTGGTGCTTAGAAGGGCTAAAGACGCATCTTGCCATGCTCTGTTGTTCATGTTTCGTGGAGTCTTATCTTGTACTTCAAAAGTTGATGATGATCATGGAGAGATCGATCATAAATTCAAAAGGATATctacttttaattaa
- the LOC102615450 gene encoding probable receptor-like protein kinase At5g59700: MMGDCRGFHFLIWVASVLCFVCFCSCQFDPADNYLIDCGSRTNTTVGNRVFVADNSASKFLSTPQNVVANISESVTSSNDSQLYQTARIFTGSSKYTFSISGRGRHWIRLYFYPFVYQSYNMSRAKFSVSTNDHVLLSNFSVSSNVFKEFSVNVTSDSLDVIFSPSNNSFAFINALEVVSVPDQLITDDASSISPPGKYQGLVFQTFETVHRVNMGGPLVTPENDTLWRTWVPDQSFLVNRNLAKSVSNIPAVKYVQGGATKESAPNTVYGTATRMNSDDDPNANFNVTWEFDVDSGFQYLVRFHFCDIVSDGLNQLYFNVYIDSWIAVRDLDLSTYSTNTLAAAYYIDMVTVQTASSKLRISIGRSTLHDTYPDAILNGLEIMKMKNLQGSLGNSSSKKHVGVIVGVTIGVSVAALLAGILFMLCRKRRQLPQLGHSKAWIPVSINGGNSHTMGSKYSHGTTTSANSNSGYRFPFVAVQEATNNFDESWVIGIGGFGKVYKGELNDGTKVAVKRGNPRSQQGLAEFQTEIEMLSQFRHRHLVSLIGYCDEKNEMILIYEYMENGTLKGHLYGSGLPSLSWKQRLEICIGSARGLHYLHTGYAKAVIHRDVKSANILLDENFMAKVADFGLSKTGPEIDQTHVSTAVKGSFGYLDPEYFRRQQLTEKSDVYSFGVVLFEVLCARPVIDPTLPREMVNLAEWAMKWQNKGQLDQIIDPTLAGKIRPDSLRKFGETAEKCLADFGVDRPSMGDVLWNLEYALQLQEAVVHGDPDENSTNLIGELSPQIHNFSQVDTSVNAAAQSDVSAVDDISGVSMSRVFSQLVKSEGR; this comes from the coding sequence ATGATGGGTGATTGTAGAGGGTTTCATTTCTTAATCTGGGTTGCTTCAGTTTTATGCTTTGTGTGCTTTTGCTCTTGTCAGTTTGATCCTGCTGATAACTACCTTATAGACTGTGGATCACGCACCAATACTACAGTGGGTAACCGTGTTTTTGTGGCTGATAATTCAGCTTCAAAGTTCCTTTCAACCCCGCAAAATGTTGTTGCCAATATTTCCGAATCTGTTACTTCCTCCAACGATTCACAGCTTTATCAAACAGCTAGAATTTTCACCGGATCCTCTAAGTACACCTTTTCTATCAGTGGCCGTGGTAGGCACTGGATTCGCCTTTACTTCTATCCATTTGTTTACCAGAGTTACAATATGAGCCGAGCAAAATTTTCTGTTTCCACCAACGACCATGTCCTCCTCAGCAATTTCAGTGTGAGCTCCAATGTTTTTAAAGAGTTTTCAGTGAATGTAACCTCTGATAGTCTGGATGTTATCTTCAGTCCTTCGAACAATTCATTTGCTTTCATAAATGCCTTAGAAGTTGTTTCAGTTCCTGATCAGCTCATTACTGATGACGCCTCCTCCATTAGCCCGCCTGGAAAATATCAAGGCCTGGTATTTCAGACATTTGAGACAGTTCATAGAGTGAACATGGGGGGACCTCTGGTTACCCCTGAGAATGATACCCTCTGGCGAACTTGGGTTCCTGATCAAAGTTTCCTTGTGAATAGGAATCTCGCAAAATCTGTATCTAATATTCCAGCTGTCAAGTATGTCCAAGGTGGGGCAACTAAGGAGTCTGCTCCAAATACTGTCTATGGTACTGCTACCAGGATGAACTCTGACGATGACCCCAATGCCAATTTCAATGTCACGTGGGAGTTTGATGTGGACTCAGGATTTCAATATCTTGTTCGGTTTCACTTTTGCGATATAGTCAGTGATGGTCTTAACCAGCTCTACTTCAATGTTTATATTGATTCCTGGATTGCTGTTAGAGATCTTGACCTGAGTACTTATTCAACTAACACTTTGGCTGCTGCATACTATATAGATATGGTCACAGTTCAAACTGCTAGCAGTAAACTTCGTATAAGTATTGGTCGATCTACTCTACATGACACTTACCCTGATGCCATTCTAAATGGGCTGGAGatcatgaaaatgaaaaacttgCAGGGCAGCCTCGGTAATTCGAGCTCAAAGAAGCATGTCGGAGTTATCGTGGGAGTAACCATTGGGGTATCTGTTGCGGCATTGTTGGCTGGAATTCTTTTTATGTTGTGCAGGAAAAGAAGACAATTGCCACAGCTGGGACATTCAAAGGCATGGATACCTGTATCCATTAATGGAGGAAATTCTCACACAATGGGAAGTAAATACTCTCATGGAACCACGACAAGCGCCAATTCTAACTCGGGTTACCGCTTCCCTTTTGTTGCTGTTCAAGAAGCCACAAACAACTTCGACGAGAGCTGGGTTATTGGGATTGGTGGTTTTGGGAAGGTATACAAAGGAGAGCTGAATGATGGTACAAAAGTGGCTGTTAAGAGGGGAAACCCCCGATCCCAGCAGGGACTTGCAGAGTTCCAAACCGAGATTGAGATGCTGTCTCAGTTCCGGCACCGCCATCTGGTTTCATTAATTGGATATTGTGATGAAAAGAATGAGATGATCTTGATTTATGAATATATGGAAAATGGGACCCTCAAGGGTCATCTCTATGGCTCCGGTCTTCCCAGCTTGAGTTGGAAGCAGAGACTTGAGATTTGCATTGGATCTGCTAGGGGACTTCATTACCTTCACACTGGCTATGCCAAAGCAGTTATTCACCGTGATGTAAAGTCTGCAAATATCTTACTTGATGAGAACTTCATGGCAAAGGTTGCTGATTTTGGATTGTCCAAGACAGGACCTGAAATTGATCAAACCCATGTGAGTACTGCAGTGAAAGGAAGTTTTGGGTATCTTGATCCTGAATACTTCAGAAGGCAGCAACTAACTGAAAAGTCAGATGTTTATTCATTCGGAGTGGTTTTGTTTGAAGTCCTTTGTGCCAGACCTGTTATAGATCCAACTCTTCCGAGGGAAATGGTGAACTTAGCCGAATGGGCCATGAAATGGCAGAATAAGGGGCAGCTGGATCAAATCATCGACCCTACTCTTGCAGGAAAAATTAGACCGGATTCTCTTCGAAAGTTCGGAGAAACTGCTGAGAAATGTCTGGCTGACTTTGGTGTTGACAGACCATCGATGGGAGATGTCTTGTGGAACCTGGAATATGCACTTCAACTTCAGGAGGCAGTTGTTCATGGTGATCCAGATGAAAACAGTACTAATTTAATTGGCGAGCTCTCTCCTCAAATCCACAATTTCAGCCAAGTCGATACTAGTGTTAACGCAGCTGCACAGTCTGATGTGTCAGCAGTGGATGATATCTCAGGTGTTTCAATGAGCAGGGTGTTCTCACAGCTTGTTAAGTCTGAGGGCAGGTAA